Below is a genomic region from Nilaparvata lugens isolate BPH chromosome 3, ASM1435652v1, whole genome shotgun sequence.
GTACATTATTACAATCATAAATTGTCTCAGTAAGCTTGCATTTGCTATACCAATTAGGAATAAGTCAGCCAATGACATTGTTGGGGCTATGCGTcctatatttgaaaaacatccaATGAAAAATCTACAGACCGATGATGGTAAAGTGTGGTTCAATACATTATTCCAACAACTTGTGGAACAGTATAATGTGAATCATTACTTAACTAGATCAGATAAGAAGGCATCTATAGTGGAATGCTTCCCAAACAGTAATGAGATATCCTCTGCAGTGTAATGGGTAGCATGTATGCTTTCAAGAGTCTCAGATATGAATCATAGAGTGtgaacaaatcattgtatcacaAGGGATATATTTTCCTAGTTATATGTCCCAGAACAGCATCCAATAGTATTCAGacagtgttcagtcactgttcagtcagtgttcagtcactgttcagtcagtgttcagtcactgttcagtcactgttcagttagtGTTCACTTACAGCTCACTAGAAGCTGCAATGAGCTTGGACATAGTTGTTGAAGTATACATAATAAACAACAAGTAAATAGATATCCATcgtggtgtagtggttagcatgTCAGCTTTCCAAGTCAGAGattctaggttcgaatctctaTTGTATATAGGTAGGTAGAGGGAAGTGTAATTGTTTGTGAACCGTTACACCAAGATGGATATCTTTTGTTGAGATAACTTTTTTCAATAGAACAACTATGACTCAACAGGAAAGTTCTCATGTCTTAACTTGTCTGTATGACATCATAATAGCCAAATGATAAGGACGTTGTTGAATAATAACAAAGTATATGGTATTTATTAACAAATCTCAATTATTGGGAAGAATATACAAATGAAACGCACATTGCACAAATCTATGTATGTAGCATTGACTCTCATGAGTTCAATAGCATTGATGTCatgttataacaataattattaatttttatcagtATCCTAAAGTACATTTTGTATGAGCTCATTTTATCTATACAATGTAATGGCTGTAATGAATGTaacaatgtaataaatatacatTCTCTTATAATGGCTGTTACTCATTATCACTCTGGCATAGCCTTTTTGCAGATGGTTCATcaacttcttcatcatcatcatcatttctcCTTTTACGAGGAAGAGAATGATGTCCAAATGCCAAAGTATGAACTCCATCATCCAATATATGTCTCTTTTCATCAGCATTGCTTAGCACCTTCTTCTTCTGCACCAGAGTCATGATTTGATGCTTTCTGGTACCAAACATCACCTGCTTCCTAGAGATGTCTTTGCTCTCATATAGACAGTCAAGGTAGTCCTGAAAGGTGATGTATCGTTCAGCATCTGGGTGAGATTTCAACAGTTCTTGTCCAAGTATTGGTCTCCTCACTCCTTTAGCTTTCTTTATCAAACCACTCTTTAATTGAATTGGATCTTTGGTGAAGCATCTGCAGGCATACAGCTTTGATCTTAGACCCACATATTCATGAGGAGCTCTGCCAGCatattcatccttgaactttctaAGTACCATCTTGTTTGTGTCTGAAAAGCATGGGTGGTCAGTCGGATACTCAGATGTATCGGAGGTGTCTTTCAGTTGCTGGTTGTTGATGATGTCATTGTAGAGGTTCTCAGTTCTCACAATGTAGAATAGGCTATCCCTATCTTGGTAGAGCAGTTGCAGGTTCTCTTTGTATGTCGGTTGCATCACATTGTAGTGGAATTGATACATAAGGGTCTTGCTAATGTTCAACACTGTCAAACCAATGTAGATAGGTTTGTTCAGCTCGACTTTCTCCTTGTGCAGTGTCATGGCATAAATGTTCTCGCCAAAGATGATGAGGTCCTTGTAGGTTGGTCGGGCAATCAGTTTCCTTAGACATTTCTCATTGTTGACAAGCTCCATGTTCATAAGCTTCTGAACATTCTCCATTGTATTAGCAAAAGCTGCATTGTTCATCAGTTTGaaggaatttttttcaaatttgttcctTGACTGTTGTCAAAGTTTGGTGTTTAGCATGATGTAGGGTGCTAGGAAGTCCTCCTGCTCAGACCTTACACCTTGATGAACTTTAGTGATTTTTAGTCCATGTTGTACTGCTTGCTTGAGGGTGTGGTAATGACATACATATCGTTCACGGTTGCTTAGAGTTGTCATCAATCTCAATGATCCTGATTCTGGTGTTTTTTTGTTCTTGGCTAGGAATGGAAAATCGTTGTGGGAGTTGTGTAGCTCAGCTGGGTACTCCACATCCACTTCCAAGATGTAGCCAGTCTTTCGAACATCTCCAACACCATCAATACCTCTGCTCACCCCCTCCAActcatctttctccatccactggaatttccaACATGACAGCGGTTGACACATTGCCCAGCCGTACAGGTTGTTCACATCTGTGTACAGGAGATATGATGTGGGCTTCTCGTCGTTGACAGGCACTCCTGTGTAGGTGTGGTTGGCAACGGCATGTCAATGAATGCATGTTGTTATTCCGCCTCTGATACCTCATTCAATTAGCATATACATGACATAggggcgattgctgagatcgggttTATCTCTTGCGCTCggctaaaaaccggtttttgtgctgcagatcaaaaatctgtttgctgagatcgggattaaCCACGCTCGAGCACAAAAGTTGGCCGACCGGCAATTATCGCAGGGAAAAACCTGCGGTctaaaaatcggtttgctgagttCCAGTCTAGGCTAAAACttaatctcggtggattgctgagtTCAAGCATAGATCAACTCGGGTTTAAAAGataatctcggtggattgctgagaTCAGGAGCAGGCTAAAATGTGATAATCTCAGGAGCAAAAACAATGATTTTAGACTCCAACTTAGACCTGCTAGGAGGCAGGTTCAAGTtcgggattaagctattaacttgCTATTGTTTCGATTCTATCAAAAACCAATGTCAAATTGGGGTTCGTCTTTGAATTCTGAACAATTTCATTACCCATAAagtcatatttgaaaaaaaatttttcattgattttcaataCATACTTACATCAAAAAACGGAAATTAAAATATCTCCAAGTGAccagaaaattaataatgcacattatttattacaaaggaaaacatattattattattatattatattattatttgagttaaTAGCAGTAACTTCAGGTGCAGTTTTATCTCTGAGTAGCAAATTAGTGACACAACTATCTCACAACTGTGACATGACCACAGTTGTCACTATGTCACAACTGTCACTACTAATAGTGACACAACTATTTCTAATTCCCTATGTTGAAAGTTATGTACGGAATTTCcatttgatagttttataacCAATGATAACTTTTGGGTCCGAATCATCTTTACATTTagatttatatataaatatgcaTAATAGTATGATATttaaatatctatataataacCACAGTTGCATTTCATCAGCCGACGAAATTATTActagataatatattattatattggtgGACGGGAAGATGataatgattcaagatcatgaattgtgataatatgattcagcatctaaagttaccagctgtaataaacagataaattgtttactggtattgaTAAGGACTTTTTGGCAGTACAAAGTTCGCCAGGCAAGCTagtataatataacaatataataaacaTGAGATCGGCTGATGTAAAATCTACACAGCTGACCTGGCCTATGGTTACGAATCTAGGCTACGATAGaattaagttttctataatAGTTGGTTGGTTGGTTGTTGCCAAGGAGGCAGTTGCGTTGCTAAGGAGGCAGCTGCGTTTGCAGTGATGTCGAAATAGTCTACACTCAACTCTCAACAGTAGTCTTCACTACACTCAACTCGACTCTTGTGCGTGAATGAAGTAGTGGACGAACTAATACATGGATTACCTTGAATATTTGGATTACCAAGAACCTCGTTTGTGGCGAAGATGTTACCCGATTTTTAATCCTTTTGAAGATTTGACGGATGAAGAGTTCAGAAGTAGATTCAGGTTTAATAAGGATGCTGTGAAAGAACTTATAGAGCTTTTAACCCCAAGGTTGGGAGGAGCTCCTCCTGATCGAAGAGCTCACCACAGTATTCCTATATGGAGAAAAGTGTTGATTGCACTTAGATTTCTCGCGGATGGTACTTTCCACAGAGAGACTGGCGATTTATTGAATGTGAGTACTGCGGCTTCATGTCGCATTGTACACAGTGTCGCGATAGCTATTTGTGTAGCAATGAAAAAAGACTTTATCAAATTCCCTACAGGAGAATATGCTAGGAGaacaaaaactaaattttttgtgaaatatgGGTTCCCAAATGTGCTCAGTTGTGTCGATGGCACTCTCATCCCCATTGTCTGCCCCACAACTGCTGACAAAGAAGAGTACCGGAGTAGAAAAGGGAGATTTTCAATCAATGTATTGGCAGCGGCTGGAGCTGATATGGAGTTTACTAATATTGTTGCTCGGTGGAAAGGGAGTACGCACGACTCCCGAGTTCTGAAAAACTCGTCACTATATTCAACTTTTGAAGAACGTGATATGGGTGGGATTCTGATCGGAGATAGTGGATACGCATGTAACAGGCGAGTACACTGTTGATTTGATCAAAAAATATTGCAGATAAGGTTTTCTGACATACCCTCCCAATCAATGATTATTTAAACAAGCTGATGTAGTATTCAATAATACTTTCATACTCAAACATTATTATATCTGTAAAGCAAATTAAGCGTTATATAAGTATTTGAAGCTCTTATACTGGTTTGCTTAGCAATGTGAATTCAAAGTAccataaataatgatattactatttTACCTTATAGTTATCTAAATTGATTTCTCGtacttgaattcatttattccagACATATGTTTTATAGAGtgttgagaaaataaatagcctTGGTTTGGTTACTCGTCAAAATTTGAGAACTTGGAAATCTCATCAAAATAGTGCAGGCTCAGCCTAGGTTGATCATAATACTATGCTCTTTGTGATCTATAATTGAAGGAATGAGTATTACTATTGCATATTTCAGGTGATATTTCaacaattgaattattcaactctTTTACATTAAAGGTTCTGAACAAATCATTCAGTACATGATTAATATAATTCCAGATTTTTGATGACACCACTTCTTCGACCACAAACTCCAGCGGAGCAACAATATCAACGAGCTTTAATAAGGACCAGATCGACAGTTGAGAGGATGTTTGGTCTACTGAAAAACAGATTCAGGTAATTTTGCCCATACACAATTAGTTTGACTGTAATGGAAAACTTTGAAGCTTTATTTTTGCAGATAATAGTTAATtataaactttttcaacaaatacaAGCAACATAGACTATTCAGAATGTGGTCAGTCATTACTGTTCCTGTATTGATTGGAAACAACATTATACTGGATATCCCACCGTTGTGAGCAGCaatagattaaaaaataatttttcaaaaattacatcaaagatttttcaatattataaaatatttcaacacgGTTATAAGTCTGGTCTCTGGACTCTAAGATAAGACCAAAAATGTACCCAATcttcagaattattattataaagtcttcagggtgatttacagcatttaatttgggttttcatttattaataatattaactcattagcatttgaataaatttagcatttgacaatatcaaagtaaTTTCCATCAATGCAGCTATTAAACAACACCTTACGGTTCAGTCCCCGTCGTTGTTGTATTGTCATTATTGCTTGCGCCATACTTCACAGCTTTGGAATAGGATTATTTGAACATGTTTTGGAG
It encodes:
- the LOC120350429 gene encoding putative nuclease HARBI1 → MDYLEYLDYQEPRLWRRCYPIFNPFEDLTDEEFRSRFRFNKDAVKELIELLTPRLGGAPPDRRAHHSIPIWRKVLIALRFLADGTFHRETGDLLNVSTAASCRIVHSVAIAICVAMKKDFIKFPTGEYARRTKTKFFVKYGFPNVLSCVDGTLIPIVCPTTADKEEYRSRKGRFSINVLAAAGADMEFTNIVARWKGSTHDSRVLKNSSLYSTFEERDMGGILIGDSGYACNRFLMTPLLRPQTPAEQQYQRALIRTRSTVERMFGLLKNRFRCLNLTVQSPSLLYCHCCLRHTSQLWNKKRII